Proteins from a genomic interval of Nostoc sp. TCL240-02:
- the topA gene encoding type I DNA topoisomerase has product MSTLVIVESPTKARTIRNYLPAGYRVEASMGHVRDLPQSASEIPAAVKGETWAQLGVNVDADFEPVYVVPKDKKKIVTQLKEALKDVDELILATDEDREGESISWHLYQLLKPKVPTKRMVFHEITQEAIKKALKDCRQIDEQLVRAQETRRILDRLVGYTLSPLLWKKIAWGLSAGRVQSVAVRLLVTRERQRRAFHEGTYWDLKASLSKEKTPFAAQLVTLAGTKIANGSDFDATTGQITAGRNVLLLNEDQAIALKERLTGKTWSVTEMEERPVTRKPSPPFTTSTLQQESNRKLRLSARDTMRVAQNLYEQGYITYMRTDSVHLSDQAIAAARSSVEKLYGKQYLSPQPRQYTTKSKGAQEAHEAIRPAGSTFRTPQETGLGGRELAVYDLIWKRTVACQMADSRQTQISVQLQVEDAGFRSSGKRIEFPGYLRAYVEGSDDPEAALEDQEVILPNLKVGDHPNCTDLEAVGHETQPPARYTEATLVKTLESEGIGRPSTYASIIGTIIDKGYAHLVSNALIPTFTAFAVTDLLEKHFPDIVDPSFTSKMEQTLDDISTGEAKWLPYLQKFYLGEKGLETLVKERESQIDATKARTVELENLDAKVRIGKYGPYIEVTNGEGVITASIPKDLTPADLDPKQVEVLLRQKTTGPDQVGRHPETGEPIYVKIGAYGPYVQLGDKTDENPKPKQASLPKGITPETVTLEMAVGLLALPRTLGVHPVTGSKIQASLGRFGPYVVHDQGKEGKDYRSLKAADNVLTITLERALELLSEPKKGRSSTNSKSKAALRELGPHPDDEETINIYDGPYGPYIKHGKTNVSIPEGQTVEDITLTEALNLLSAKASTAKSTRKTTKSTTSKSKSTAKSTAKSTTAAKKKVTEG; this is encoded by the coding sequence ATGTCAACTCTCGTCATCGTCGAATCTCCAACCAAAGCTCGTACCATTCGCAACTACTTGCCAGCAGGCTATCGGGTGGAAGCGTCTATGGGTCATGTGCGTGACTTACCCCAGTCGGCTAGTGAAATTCCTGCTGCCGTCAAGGGGGAAACATGGGCGCAGCTAGGGGTAAATGTGGACGCCGACTTTGAACCGGTATATGTTGTCCCAAAAGACAAAAAGAAAATTGTCACCCAGCTTAAAGAAGCCCTTAAAGATGTAGATGAACTGATTCTGGCAACGGACGAAGACCGGGAAGGTGAAAGCATTAGTTGGCATTTATACCAATTGCTGAAGCCGAAAGTTCCGACTAAGCGGATGGTGTTTCACGAAATTACCCAAGAGGCGATCAAAAAAGCTCTGAAAGATTGCCGCCAAATCGATGAGCAGTTGGTTCGCGCCCAAGAAACACGGCGGATTTTAGATCGACTCGTGGGATATACCCTGTCTCCCCTGTTATGGAAAAAAATCGCCTGGGGATTATCTGCTGGGCGGGTACAATCTGTGGCTGTGCGGCTTTTAGTCACAAGAGAACGCCAACGCCGGGCTTTCCATGAAGGTACGTATTGGGATTTGAAAGCCAGTTTGTCAAAGGAAAAAACCCCCTTTGCTGCTCAGTTGGTAACATTGGCAGGAACCAAAATCGCTAACGGTAGCGATTTTGACGCAACGACTGGACAAATTACCGCAGGTCGCAATGTCTTGTTGCTAAACGAAGACCAAGCGATCGCCCTCAAGGAACGCCTAACTGGGAAAACCTGGAGTGTTACCGAAATGGAGGAACGCCCAGTGACGCGCAAGCCGTCGCCACCGTTTACTACTTCGACGCTGCAACAAGAATCTAACCGGAAACTGCGCCTGTCTGCCCGCGATACGATGCGCGTTGCCCAGAATTTGTACGAGCAGGGGTATATTACCTATATGCGGACAGATTCGGTGCATTTGTCAGATCAAGCGATCGCAGCTGCTCGAAGTTCTGTAGAAAAGCTTTACGGTAAACAATACCTCAGCCCCCAACCCCGGCAATACACCACTAAATCCAAAGGTGCACAAGAGGCACACGAAGCAATTCGCCCAGCCGGTAGCACCTTCCGCACGCCTCAAGAAACTGGTTTGGGCGGTCGAGAACTTGCCGTTTACGATTTGATTTGGAAGCGGACTGTCGCCTGTCAAATGGCTGATTCCCGCCAAACTCAAATTAGCGTGCAATTGCAAGTTGAGGATGCTGGATTCCGTTCTTCTGGCAAACGGATTGAATTTCCTGGATATTTACGTGCTTACGTTGAAGGTTCAGATGACCCAGAAGCAGCACTGGAAGACCAGGAAGTAATTTTGCCGAATCTGAAAGTGGGAGATCATCCGAATTGTACAGATTTAGAAGCAGTTGGCCACGAAACTCAACCGCCAGCTAGATACACCGAAGCAACTTTAGTGAAAACCTTAGAAAGTGAAGGTATCGGTCGTCCCAGTACCTACGCCAGCATCATTGGCACAATCATCGATAAAGGTTATGCCCATTTGGTGAGTAACGCTCTCATTCCTACCTTCACCGCTTTTGCCGTCACCGACTTGCTGGAAAAACATTTCCCAGACATCGTTGATCCTAGTTTTACCTCGAAGATGGAGCAAACCCTTGATGACATTTCTACAGGTGAAGCAAAATGGCTACCCTACTTGCAGAAATTTTATCTGGGAGAAAAAGGGCTGGAAACCCTTGTAAAAGAACGGGAAAGTCAAATTGATGCCACCAAAGCTAGGACTGTAGAACTAGAAAATCTAGATGCCAAAGTCCGTATTGGTAAATATGGCCCCTACATTGAAGTTACAAATGGTGAGGGGGTGATCACCGCCTCAATTCCCAAAGACTTGACACCAGCAGACCTCGACCCCAAACAGGTAGAAGTATTGCTGCGACAAAAAACCACAGGCCCTGACCAGGTAGGTCGGCATCCCGAAACTGGTGAACCGATTTATGTGAAAATCGGTGCTTATGGGCCTTATGTTCAATTGGGCGATAAAACCGACGAAAACCCCAAACCGAAACAAGCCTCTCTACCCAAGGGTATTACCCCAGAAACCGTTACCCTGGAAATGGCTGTTGGTCTGTTAGCACTACCCCGGACATTAGGAGTTCACCCAGTCACAGGCAGCAAAATCCAAGCAAGTTTGGGACGCTTTGGCCCTTATGTGGTTCATGACCAGGGTAAGGAAGGGAAAGATTACCGTTCGCTGAAAGCTGCTGACAATGTATTGACAATTACCCTAGAACGTGCATTGGAATTATTGTCTGAACCCAAAAAGGGACGTAGTTCCACCAACAGCAAGTCTAAGGCAGCCTTACGCGAATTGGGCCCACATCCAGATGATGAGGAAACAATTAACATCTACGATGGCCCTTATGGCCCTTACATTAAGCATGGCAAAACTAATGTGAGTATCCCAGAAGGTCAAACGGTAGAAGATATAACTCTGACTGAGGCGCTTAACTTGTTGAGCGCTAAGGCATCGACAGCGAAATCGACTCGCAAAACGACTAAATCAACGACTTCCAAATCTAAGTCGACTGCTAAGTCAACTGCTAAGTCAACGACGGCTGCGAAAAAGAAAGTCACAGAAGGCTAA
- a CDS encoding DUF6745 domain-containing protein, producing MSLIENLTPEQEALIPVYREKWRAIALSTERIDREKAAEVVKAAYTAINKQDPEIIFCESPYAGLKIIYQKLPNLSFNNLEFLSLNDKICGYITANSTNKDRDFLYQINTQTLRKLTIVEPSFTPQEYVLEDKIHNQPKFNIYLGDRLWLNFQSLANRCCHVDFYVSVLDYYYSKKRWETLQSLSRFCGWLYPFKKFCIICDRPLHLRFDNQNRLHAEGESAIEFSNGYSLYSYHGVTLPEKYGKIHQQQWQPEWLLTEENAELRRGLGWVKNI from the coding sequence ATGTCGCTGATTGAAAATTTAACGCCTGAGCAAGAGGCTTTAATTCCAGTTTATCGGGAGAAGTGGAGAGCGATCGCGCTTTCGACAGAGCGGATTGATCGTGAAAAAGCTGCGGAAGTTGTCAAAGCTGCATATACAGCTATCAATAAACAAGATCCAGAAATTATTTTTTGTGAAAGTCCTTATGCTGGTTTAAAAATTATTTATCAAAAGCTACCTAATTTAAGTTTTAATAATCTAGAATTTCTAAGTTTAAATGATAAGATTTGCGGCTATATTACAGCAAACTCAACTAATAAAGATAGAGATTTTTTATATCAAATAAATACGCAGACTTTGAGAAAGTTAACTATTGTTGAACCAAGTTTTACTCCTCAAGAATATGTATTAGAAGATAAAATCCATAATCAGCCTAAATTCAATATATATTTAGGAGATCGTCTCTGGTTAAATTTCCAAAGTTTGGCGAATCGTTGTTGTCATGTGGATTTTTACGTTTCTGTATTAGATTATTATTACAGTAAAAAAAGATGGGAAACTTTACAGTCTTTATCAAGGTTTTGTGGTTGGCTTTATCCATTTAAAAAATTTTGTATAATCTGCGATCGCCCCCTTCACCTGCGCTTTGACAATCAAAACCGCCTCCACGCTGAAGGCGAATCCGCCATTGAATTTAGTAATGGATATAGCCTCTACTCCTACCACGGTGTAACCTTACCTGAAAAATACGGTAAAATTCACCAGCAGCAATGGCAACCGGAATGGCTTTTAACAGAGGAAAATGCCGAACTACGCCGAGGGTTAGGGTGGGTAAAAAATATTTAA